ACATCATGCCTGTCTGCTTGTATGTCTGATCTGGGATAATGTCCAAGAGCTGATGTATTTCAACTCATGTCTCCTCCTGGACAGGCAGCACAATATTAAcctgtctgggacttccctggaggtccagaggttaggactctgtgctgccGATCCAGCAGGGgaaagagttcgatccctggtcaggaaactaaggtcccacatgctgcagtgcagtaaaaaaaaaaaaaaaaaaattaacctgttTAACCTAGGGCCTCCATCAGCCATCCTAAAACTGGTGACCAAAGCCAAATGGATTTTAAGGAAATCTAAATGAGGTAAAGAGGCAATACAGCCTCCGTTATCAAGCATTTGTAGAAACCATCCTCATGCACAAAACTcactttgatatttttctcatagttctggtcCTCTCCAGTTCAACACGAATTTTCTGACACGTGTTGTGAGGTGAACACCagcagtgggtgggggagggtagAGATCAAACACTGTGACTTTTCCTCTGGGCTCAGCGAGATCCATGGAGTCGTGACATTTCTAAGGCCCTTCTTTTGTCTGCTGGTTTTCCCCGAGCTCAGACAAACCTGTTCTTCCCCACAAAAACAGTTGTGTCTAAGCCAAAGAAACTCACCCCAGCCTCCTCTAAGCTGCCGAGAAACACTGGGTTAGGTTCTTCAGACGTCCCCACATCCACGACCCGAGCCACCGAGCGATGTGACTGATGAACCTTTGTGGTTCTCAGCTGTAGAGGAACCACAGTCCGTCTCCTTGTTTCATGATGCTTTTGTGAAGGGGAGACTTTGTGTTTTAAAGAACCTGAGCCACGGAGCTCTTCACACAGCCTGTAGCAAAACAGTCTCCAGGTCAGGGCTGGGAACCATTCTTGCCGCCTTCTTCACCTGGAACCAAGAAGACTAACCCAGAACCAACTCAGCTCCCAAGAGGCTGCTGCAGCTTTTCTGGAGTTTTCTGTGAGCTTTGGAGACTGGGACGGTGGAGGTGAGGGAACTGGGAGGATGGAATTGAGAGGAACAGAGAGCAGGCAGGCCCAGGGAAGCCACCAGCTCAGGACCAACTGAGGGATGGAAAAGGAATGGGGCGGGGGCAGTGGGATGCATAGTGTTGTGGCCTCACTGAAGCACGCAACTCCTGAGAAAGGAGAGCATCTGTGGGTTTCCGGGCCTGCGATTTTAACGCTAGCGAGGCTATCTGTGTTCCAGCCCTGGGACCTCCATGGTGTCCAAGGCATCAACATGGGTAGCTGCCCTGCTGCTCAGAAATGTGGAGACCTGAGATGGGACCAGCTTCAGCCCCTCCCCCTGGGAAACCATCCTCCCAGAACCTGGGGCTGGACACATGGGCGAAAAGAGAAGACTCTTCTCTATTTCCGAAGGAACTTAGCTGTGCCGCAGGGAGAAAGCAGCATTCCTACACCTTCTCCCCTGTGTGAGGGCAGAGCTCCCTCAAAGCTCCTCTAGGGCTGCACTACTGACCAGTCTCTCTTGACCCCAGTTCCAAGCACAGCGACTAGCCCCACTGCATAAATGCAGGTGAAATTGAGAGATGCCCTTCTTATACAATCATGGCTGGTTACCTCCTCCCTCCCTGAATGTCTCTTCCTCTTTTAGGGCCCTGGCAGACCATGAAGAGCAAATATTTCCCCAGGTGCGTAGACTTTTCTCTAGAGGGCAGACAGTGGCTCCAATGTTTAGCAATGATTAAGCTGCTATAAAGGGTTCTTAAAACTACCTCCTCTGCAACTCTCTCAAGTCtgcaagtaaatatttatttgactgggcGGGGGCTGAGTTCAGATATATCTCTCAGTCCAAAAGCCATCTCCTATTGAGAGGATATTTTCCAGGAGGGGTTTCTCCCCCATGGCTGACCGAGTAGTAAAAGGCAGGTCCTTCTTCATTTCCACATCAGTTGTTAAATCTGTGAAGACCAATCCGTAGACACCTGATCCCAGGATGCCGAGGACCACAGGGAGGTCTGATCTGCTCTCCTTCTGCAGTGGGCGTGGCCACAGTGGATGAAGAACAGATGTTGGAATGGCTTAATGCTGGTAATTAGATACGGAGAATCTTCCAGCTCTATGGAAGTAGTAAGTCCTGGTAAATACTTTACAAGGATGAAAACAGAATGGGGGTGCTGCCAGGAAAGCTTTAAGAACATAGCAAAATATAAACCATTTTGTTCCAAAGCAATTTTACATAATAATTAAGGACAGCAGCAAACTTAAACTACTGGATAAGCAGGTAGATATACATGTTCATAAGATAAGTCTCATTCTATTGGCTCCTCCTAACCTTTGAACACAGCTTATTTAGCTCTTGATTCCAAGGTCAGAAGCAGGCATTAGCCCACTTAGGGCAAATACCTGAGCTAAGATGTCTGCTGAGTGTAGCAAGAACTTCACGGGCTAAAGAACATCAGACCGGATGTCAGGGGCGGCAGTGTGTGGCTGCACACACGTATATGATCCTGAGCGATGTCAGGGTCAATGACGACAGATCGTATAAAGAGTGCctttaaaagttagaaaatggGACTGCCCCGGTGGTccggtggataagaatctgcccgccaatgcaggagacagaggtttgatccctggtccgggaagattccacatgccgcagggcaactaagccagtgagccacagctattaagcctgtgctctagggcctgggagcctcaactactgaacccacgctTCACAACTACGAAAGGCTGcctgcctagagcccgtgctccaaaacaagagaagccgctgcagtgagaaacccaagcaccacaactagagtaactcctgctcgccacaactagagaaagtctgtgagcagcaatgaagacccagcacagtagaaaataatattaattaaaaaaagagatgcCTGTTCATATGCTTCCTGATTTCAGTGGAGATGATGAGATTTCATGCAGCAAAAGCCAAGTGATAGTGGTTTAACTATGAAAAACAAccatttacaaaaaataaaaataagaaagtaatcTCCAATACGTTCTGTGTCATCAGTGACATAGTATATTTGGCATACCCAAACACAACGCATTAAAGATCCCCAggtacttccctgatggtctagtggctaagacgccgagctcccaatgtagggagcctgggttcaatcgctggtcaaGGAAaccaagattccacatactgtggggcaagcccacacatcacaactactgagcccgtgtgccataactagaggaagccctcccactgcaaggaaagatcccacataccacaacgaTCTGCCgtaatgaagacccaacacagccaaaaaaaattaaataaaaataccaatttttttaaagtaagttataatatatacatggcaaaagaaagcagggaaaaatcAACAGGCTCATCTTAGGACCACAGGTAtcacttaagaaaatatttaatggtGCCCCTCTGGTCACATGTGAGTCCTTCCTGTTCTGGAATACACACCAAGGATGTGCAGAGGCAGCATTATAAGGCATGTCAAAGATATCTTACGGTATCATTTCCATAAATCAAAGTAGGCTGAGTATTACCCAGACTATGTTAAATGATTACTGTAGTGTCCAAAGTACTGATTCCAAGTTTGAATAGAGTCAGCACTCCCTGGGGATCAAATACTAACAAAACAAATGATGTTCTGTTTTGTAATCATCACTGTAAActtaggggcttccttggtggctgagtggtaaagaatctgcctcccaatgcaggagacacggcttcaatccctaggtcaggaagattcctgctgaaggaaatggcaacccactccagtattcttgcctgggaaatcccacagacataggaccctggcaggttatagtccacggggttgcaaaaagagttggacatgacttagcgactaaacgacaaCTCTTAACTTTTCTTCCCTTGGGCCAAGCCCAGATCCCAGTTCATACTTAGCCATACTTAGCCAAATTTAaatgcagacttccctggtagtccagtagttaaagaatccgcctgccaatgcaggggacatgggttctacccctggctgggaagatcccacatgccataaacagctaagcctgtgtgccacaaccactgagcccgcgggcctagagcccgtgctctgcaacaagagaagccatggcgaTGCAAAGCCcgttcgccacaactagagaaagtccacattcAGCACCtaagatgcagcacagccaaatacatacatattttaaaatttaaatgcagGTGAAGGCTCTATCATTAATCTCATTCGTAACTTTTTCTcgttaatttttcttaaatttttatagtaatagattataaaataattcataCAGATTTAAAGAATACTTATCCTCTTAAGATGCAGaggagagatgaagaaaaaatgttattaaagtaTAACTCATGTTTCAGGTGCATAGTGAAAAAGTTTATTTATGACAGATTTCAAAATTCGGAAGAGAAGACAAAGAATGCACAAAAGCATCACAAAACGGTTACATAATATAAAAACACAAGAACTGAGCTATTTCAGGAACAATAGCTCGGGATCCTCTGTACCAGGCAACAGACTCAGTGCCACAGGGTGGTGGAAATACggtattttaaagggaaaaccACTCAGCAGGACATAACAAATAACAATTTGGTTCAGAGTTCTTAGAAATCATAGGCGATGCTGACAGCATCTGTCATGACAGGGAACACATAAAACTAGTTGACTGCAACAAATGATTGCTTGGGATACctgtgtattttaaagaaaaggctGTGACTGTTTCCCTTTGAGACCCCTTTTTGTAATGTCAGCATCAGTGCATGATCTAGAATGATAAGGAAAGAATGCCTTTGTGGTTGCCAgttgcttaaaaatatttaccaagaaaGCATGATCATCTTTCAGTCAACTGATAGATCTCAGTGCAAGGCACCAAAGCAGGCCTTTCAGTAATACAAGCTAAATGGCATAAAGTAGTTGAGGAGATCTTCAAACACCTCCTCTATTCCAATTATCCTTACCCAAAGTCTGGCTTTCTTATAATCCATCACTTTGATTACAAAGCAGCTTTCTTCAGGGGATTTCAGGATACTTCCCATTATTAAGGGAAAAGGGTACACCAGAGTCATGGGTGACTGGGTTCCTTTCTCCAGACTTTACTTGCTCTTGAACATAGCTAAATGGAAATAATTCAGCttgactaaattaaaaaaaaaattcatttatgggACAACCATTTCAGTAAAGGATGTTAGTGGagtttttaatatgaaatttctCAATAAAATGTGCTGCttaggagaggagagaaggaattaGGATAATGTTTTCCACATGATTCTTGACTGAACCTGAAAACCAACAGTAATAATCAATTACAGGTAGCATTACAGATGAGGCATTTCAAACCTGAGTGAGGAAAAGGGTTCAGGAAGAGAGCTCCTTTACCTGACGGTGAGTTAAAGGCTCTTCTGTTATTTCGTATACTATCATAtttcaaacaaaaactttaaaattgttcATGACCCTGTATCagaacattcagaaaatatatgTACTTGATCCCCTGGAAACCATTTCACATGTTTTATCCCTAGATGAGTCAAAACCATCAGCTTAAAATGACAGAGAACTAtggaatttaatttttcaaaagtgtGTATCTCTAGATTTGATGGTGCGTTCAAACCAGTGACCGGGACTACAGATCATTTCAAAGCCGGAGTCTTGTGCCTTTGGACTTAGTTTTTGAGGACACTGCTGTTTGTAAATGAACCCCCACTAACAAAGCTTTAGGCAATTAATTACGTTTTCTTAGATTGGTGAGGAGACTTAAGACAGGATGGGCTCTGTCTGGCCTTCTTGGTTTAGGAGGGACAGTGCAGCACCCCAGAGGGAGTGGTGACTTCTGAAATCTGGCAATACTTAGCAAAGTTTCTCTCTCCCTTTGGGTCCCAGATCCTGCCCTAACCTCACTACCTAAATAACTGGGTAGATGTCAAAGGTGTGCCCACAGGCGCTGGACTGGCTGGACAGAGCAAGTGGGTGACACTGATCATAACCAGGTAATGGGTAACCAGGTACCAAAAGAACCAAAGCAGCTCTTGCCGGGGTGCCACTGCCCATTCCCAGAAAAGAGGCCGCTGGGAACTGACTCTCAGGAGGTTCTCCTTTGAGGAAGGCCAGAGTCATGCCCACATTAGACTGCCCCTTGGTGGGCCCTGAAGCCAGACTCAGAACCTGCAGAGCTGCCACCTCACACTGAGATCGCACGCACAGCTGGTGACAGGGTCTAGTGCCCGTAGATGGAGGCCTTGCTCTGTTTCCCAGCCAACTCAATTAGTGTGTCGTCCTCATCAGCATAGCATCGTCACATCCTCTTCACTCACTTGGCGAGGTTAACAAGAGTTCCAACTGCACAGTCACACAGGAGTCACCCGCCCAGCTACCCCAATGTGGGGCTCCAAGTCATACGCCCTCCCCAGCCCTACTTCCAGCCAAGGCTGATCAGCTTATCTACTCAGCTCACACTATTATCTAATTCTGGTTAATTATGTAAACTCGGATATCATATTGCCAATTGCAAAACGCTACCATAAATAAGAGAAGCGGAGGGGGTCTAgcccctctctgtgtctctcagtTGTCTGGAAATGAGGGCCTAGGGACAGGATCCCATGTGCATGAAAACTGGGGCTTTGGTCATAGGGACACTCACCATATACTGGGTTGCTGGGAAGCACCCAACTTGTGACTAGTTTTAAACACCCATCCCCTACTTACTCCCCAAAGAATCATGCATTGTGGCTCCGTGAGCACAATCAGATTCAATGAATACAAGGACCTGCTCTCTAAAGAGCATGAATCCCTTAACAAGCTACCCCTCACCACAAAAAATGAGACCACCTTCCTTCATACAGAAACTCActttccaactcttttcgaccacTGAGAGTCTATAGGGTCGGTGCCCTTTCCGCGTCTAGCAAATTCAGGCTTCCAAAAGGTCTACGCTTTTGGCTAGGTGGAAAGAGACTAAAGAGGTTGATGTGCACTTTTTCGACCCTGGAGAGATTCTAAATAGAGGCTCTAAAAGGAAGACCAAATTGTGTCGGTCTGTTGGTCCCACTGACTGTGTGTATGACTGGCCCACACAGATGGAATGAGATTCCTACCCCTCAGAGGGAGGTCAACCTACAGAGGACACAGCTCATTCACAAAAAGTTTTGTGGCTTGAGGCTATTCCGGGATGTTGGTCAAAATGAATCTGTTTCGTCCCTTTTCGGCCATAGTCAAAACCAATTGAGGCTACGGGGACATAGCAGGAACTCCTCCTAGCCTTTCTAAAGTCACCATCTTTTTCCATGGCGCTGGACCCACAAGTCCCACAGGGTATAGAGGTGAAATCAACCCTCAGGTCAGGGTTACCCTTAGCAGAGGAGACCtactcaaaaatatttctaaagccGATCTTgttggaaaagaaagcaaagtgagTTTGGGATGTCTCCAACAAGCACAGTGAGAACCAGTGAGGTTTCTGGCCGAAAGACAAATTCCAATGGATGAAATGCAAACTAAAGAACTACACAGAATCAGAATTATGAGCAAGATTCTGGGATACATTTGAcagcttttctctctttctctcattttcattccttactatcaatgttaaaaaaaaagaaaaaaaacgcaCTTCTCAAGCTGCACAAACCTTTTCACTCCTATCCCTTCGTCTAAAACAATAGCCTTTTGTGTAAATGTTAGGGGTCACTCAGCTCTGTACCTTAGAACCTTATACTTTGGGGTTAAAAGGCAACCTTCTGCAAAAAAGTGGtcttaaaataaacataaaaatactttGGGTTTGGGTTTCACCTAATTTCTTTCAAAGAGGGACTGGATAGGGCTCATCAAAAACATACAGGTACTTTCTATAAATGATGTTTTACAATAATATCTAAACCCACTGATTAAGATAGTGAGCTTTCAGGAAGCTTTCAGTTAAAACTCTTCCATATATATAAGGgacaatatatactttttaaaagtataagattttctttcctaaataacagataaaaaatatttttaaagtgcatgaatcaattaagaaaaaaaacaaaactaagaatgGCCTAATTTCAAGTTACTGCCTACTTCCATTTTAAAGCTACATTATGTCTGAGGAGCCAAGTGTAATTTCAGTCCTGAGGATATGTTGGAAAGCAACAGAGATCAGAAAAAAGTCCTTCCAAGGAAAGCAGTTTCACAATTACCTTCACTCTGACAtgccagaaagagaagaaaacattagCTTTTAGAGCCTAAGGGAAAGGGGAAATACAGCATGAGTTCTGAAAGATGGAGAACAGGAAACATTTTTATGAGGATCACCTCCCCGGTTAACTGGCACTGAATGAGGTGAGTCTGCTAAAAACCAGGAGCTCTCTGACACTGGAGACCTGATGTCTGTGAAGGGAATACTCTATTGGACACCTGTCAAAAGGAACAGAATGGCAGAATCATCTTTGTTTAAAAGTTAgcagtttataattttaaaatctatgtgATGGATATACATAAGGGTGCTTATACTATActtcttttaaatgttgtttgctgagaatttttcaaaataaaatgttgagaAAAATTAATACCCTAAACTTTCTAAAAGCCCCATCTCTCAACAAAGTAGCAAAACTAAATAAACCAAAGAAACTTAAGAACTTGGCCACCTTGTGGAGAGAATTCCAGTCTCTCCTACTGTGAAGTACTTTCTTTCCATTGTACGTTAATATTTATGCTCTAAAGAACAGGGTGAAGGTGAAAGCAAGTAATTTTCACTTCATTGTTTGGTTCTATAAACTGAGACAGAGACAGACTAAGGAAGTGACTACCTCTTAGGATTTGCCAGACCTTGAAATTCTCAGTAATTACATGCATTTTACAAGTAATATTGTGTCCCTAAAGTTCAATAATTTCAGATGACTTAATATGGGATAGTAAATTCATTAGATggtgaaaatatcttttttttagctatttttgtgtctgtgtgtgaatgGATCAAAGAAGCACTGACTGTTAATGAAACACCGGTACAGAATGAAATATAACAATGTCCAGGACTTCAAAAGTGACCAGACAATAAGAGGCACACTGAGGCGATGGGAACAAGtccctcaggcttccctgatgcaACAGAACTAGGATTCTAAAGAAAAGAAGGATACAGAGACTCTCGTGGCAAAAATCAACAACAAGAAGTGTCATCCCAGGGAGCCTCCTATGACCCGACAGCTCCGTCTTAAGAGAAAGTCAGAAGTTAACAACAGGAAAAATAAGCCAGGCTTTAGCTGACTGGAGAAGAGCTcggtagaaaattattttataaacattctaTTCACTTAGCTAAGGCATGATTCAATTTCAGTGATGATCACACAGCTACCTGATGGGATGACCGCACGGCGAGTTTGCTTTCAGTGACCCAACAGGCAGTTGCTAGAATAGTTGCTAACTTCTTACAGGGCATGGAAATGTGGGCCAGTGTATAACCCTCTATAGAATGCACTCAGACGTAAAGTAATGGAGGTATGAGGCCGCTTGGAGGAGGAGGGATGCTACAGCAGTCCCCAGCATCCTCTCCCACCTGGGGCTATGTTCCCAGAGAAGCAGAAGGTGTGGCTCCAGCGCCCTTTGTTCGTGACACAGGTGCCGCCACGGACCTGTCGTGAGGAGCCCTGGTCGCTGAGTTTCTGCTTCTGTGCAGAGGGGAGGCGTGGTGTGAGGCTCCCacacagggaaggaaggagccaAAGGAAGCATCATGACACAGCTGACTCCTCAGAgtggaggagcaggtggaggaCTTGGCAGTCCTGGCATCACGGGATGCCTCTGGTTGGCTGGTCAAGTCCTCTACACTCACTCAATCCTGGGCAAACGGGCAGATTCCCTCACAACCTAGAGCTCCTCGCAGGGAGTGCTGGGGGCAGCAGGCtgggtgggcgggggggggggtcatCCGTCCGTCTCAGGAGGGGCAGGCCCCTCCCAGAGCCTCACAGGGACTGACCCCACGGGAGTGGAACGTCAGCCCTCCCCGACTTCGCCCGAAATCTGCATCTTAGACTCCACAGGAGAGGGGGCCTCGGTGGCTCAGAGCAGGTGAAAGCCTTCTGAGAAACAGGAACTGTTTCAAAGGTGAAATGAAATGTGGctttaacaataaataaaagtaataaataaatctaaTTCTTCCTTGGAATTCTAAGGCAGTAGTAACAGGCTTGAAGCAAAGAATGAGAGAGGAGGAGGTACAGACGGTCGCAGTGGTCCCTGCTCTGCCTCCTCCTAGGccatggggagggggctgggctaCCACGTGCCTTTGGGGACACTGGAGGCAGCTCCCCACAGCATGCCAGCTTCATGGCGTGGAAAAGGCCGTCCTCAGGGAACGTACAGGCTTCAGCCTAGTAAAAGAACAAAGCcgaccagcagcagcagtgaagctTCATGACCACCTCCTCTTCGAGACTTTGAGCACCAAAAGCCTGCAGCCCTGAATGCAAGCAACCTAGACATCTAGAAACAGGAAAACTGACTGGTCCCAAAGCAAAATTTCTAAATATCACCCCTTTtctaaagactgaaaagaaaaaaaaagcggTAGGGAATCTggagtgttgttttgttttttaacctcttCTCTCAGATGATCTCCCCCTCCTTCTTTGATTATACATAAAAATGATTTAGTAACACTTGACTTCCGGAGATATGGCATCTGAGATCAATCCAGTACCTAATTTCCACCCTTTCCCCCTTCCACCCCCAGGACCCTTGGAAAGGGACACCGCCTCTTGAAATAGGAAGTGATGGAGGCAGTTTTGCTTCCCAGAAGAGCTTAGACTACAGGGATCATCACTTTGGACTGCATGGAAGTTCTTGCTGTGATGGCAGGGACACAGACTTAGATaggggaaaagaggagagaaggagagaggcagGGTGAAATCACCACGCCTCCAGAGGCAGTGAGGGCTCCCAGCCCGTGCTAGAGAACGGGAAGAACCAGCAGGCGGGAATACGGCAGTGGTGAGAGGCTGGCCAGAGCTTTCCGCGTCCCCAGGACTGGGCTCCTTCACGGACAGTGTGCTGTTCCCTCTCTCTTTCAGTCCTTCCGGAAAGTGGAGAGAGTGGGTGGCCACTAAACTCGCCTGCGTGAAGGCTCTGGAGAGGAGAGCGCAGCAGGTGAAAGCATACACCTGGAACCAAAACAAACCTATTTTGAAAAGGCAACACCCAACTTCCTCGTAGGCTTTTGACCTGATGGGTGTCCTCCGCAGAGAGATTTTGCTGGAGTCGGAAGCAACAAGAGCGTGAGTCAGGGACCACAGAGCAGGGGTACCACGCCACCATCTGCGGAAGCCAAGGACGGGGCAAAGCTACATGGATGGGGTCAACAGTCAGGCCCGCCAGGCAGGGCGTGAGGGTCAGGTGCCCCACGCTCAGCTTGGAGCCCTTGCCTATCCAGGACAAGAGGCCCCagatggcagcctgctccagccGGCACACGCCACCCGCGTCCCGTCCCGGCGGGCCTTCAGCTCGTGTAGTAGACGTGGAAGTAGAGAGTCTTGTTGCGCAGCAGGGAATAGGAGTTGTCGAACTTCAGCAGGTAGATGCCCTCGCCGGGGTAGTCGTGGCTGCCGGCCTGCACGTCTCGGTGGCTGTCCCGGCGGTACACGGGCATGACCTCCCCGTAGCGGCCCCGCAGGGAGCTCCTGGAGCCTCGCTCCACGTCTCCAGCTGGGACGGGGTCTGCGTGAGCAAAGGGCAGAGTGTTCGGCTATGAATTCGGAGACCAAGGAGGCCTGCCTGAAGGCGAGAAGATGAACCAGGTAACAACCCGGTGGCTTTCTCCCCACGGGGCATTTGGAAATGTCTGGTGGCCTCCAACTAGGCCATCGGAGTGACTAGTGGGTGATACCGGCATTTAGTGCTCAAGGGCTCAGGAGTGCTAAATGTCAGGATAGTACCTTCTCAACAAAGTGTCTCCTTCCAAATGCCAACAGTATTTGCACTGAGAAACAATGATTTAGCCTTACAGAGCCTTCCTAGCTCCAGGAGTACCTGAAAATTTCCAAGGAGTATCTGGAAATTTCCAAGGGGGAGAGCAAGATATTTAGAAGGGCAGATTCAACAAGTGAAAAAACTAGCTAAAGGAAGTAGGAAATGCAGGTAAAGGTGCTATAGCAAGTGACCCCCAAACCCCTACTGGTCCCCTGAGGGGCAACAAATAAAATCCTAGGTTCTCCTCCTTCTTGAATACATGCAGACTTCCCTATAGACTTGAAGAAGCAAGTTAAGGGGTTGACTATAAGATGATATGGGAAAATCAAGGAATAAGGCTAatgcttatttaaaaacaaaaaaagggcaGCCTTAGGGCCATCGTGAGTAAGGACTGGAACATAGCACAgagactatttttaaaactgcTCTGGGCACAAAGGTTGAAGTAATCAGTAGTCAGCCAGCTGTGACGGTCTGGAAGGAGGAGAGAATGGGTATGTTTGGCAAGCTGCAATCACTCAGCTTGGTTCCAGACCaagaagaaatgtaaatatcccacagagaaagatatataaatatccCTAAGAGAGAAGTATAAAATAATCTCAGGTTTACATATGTGATCTGAAAAACAATGCCTCTACAACACCCCTTTCCctgcccccaacccacccctgtCCCCAGGAGATCCTGGGGGGGGCAACACAGCCAGGTACCGATTAAAAAGAACAGAAGCCTTCCTCTAAGGCATCACTGCTACACCACCAGAACGTTCTCTGAGGGTCTGACTTCAGCCTGCATCACTCAACTTGGCTTGCAAAGCTGAAAGGGATTCTCTGCCTGCATTCTCAGAAACAGGAGGACCGGTACAAGGCAGGAAGTGATCACCTGGCAGGCGCTAGAAATTAGGTTGAACCTGGAAAGGAGACTGCAAATTATGTTCAATTTCAATGTACCTTCGAGCTCCTCGTCTTCTTCCTCGTCTTCGTCCTCGTCCTCACTGGAATCACTGACTTGCACCGTTATGTCGGTGCTGGTTACCGGGGTCCAGTCAAAGTAAACTCCAAAGCCAATGTCATAGTCGTCGGTCGCAAACTCCCAGCAGACACGCTTCCCCTCTGGGTGGGTCGGCACCCGGATGGTCACCACCTCCCCCCGCTTCACCACCAGACGGCTGTTCTTCTCCTTGCCCAGCTTGCTCTTGAATTCCTTCATCTTGGCAAAGGTCCAGATGCATGGAGGAGCCATCAGAGGTGGGGAGACTGAAAGGACAGGCCGCTTACTACTGAGAAAGAAACCCTGAGGAAACGCTGCCACACCCGGCCTTTTGCTTAGGGGAGGTGGTCACAGTCAAAGACGCTCTTCCTACTGGCTTCCTTGACTTCTGTTCACAAGGAAGAAGGGAGCATTGCCCTGAGGTGGGTCGGCTGCTCAGTTCAAGAAACAGGtctcttttaaactttattataaataaataaataaatatatatatatatacacacacacacacacccccacacccacacacacaccaggatgGAGTACCagacatatctatatatatctatatagatatagatatacactGAATagagtactatatatatatatattatatatatatatatacacacacacatataaactga
The Cervus canadensis isolate Bull #8, Minnesota chromosome 6, ASM1932006v1, whole genome shotgun sequence genome window above contains:
- the TMED8 gene encoding protein TMED8 — encoded protein: MSDPRAAEGPGVWSPAARRGPAHGLGDGPGVEGSQAAASENEDLENTKVTSLAASASDPELHSSPYRSQMVSPVTEDATEDKRKAAGAGEAQASVEQELLSADQTQILSKMAKYHGPQRSGDIVMIQSEHTGAVDILSADLESADLLGDHRRVSPPLMAPPCIWTFAKMKEFKSKLGKEKNSRLVVKRGEVVTIRVPTHPEGKRVCWEFATDDYDIGFGVYFDWTPVTSTDITVQVSDSSEDEDEDEEEDEELEDPVPAGDVERGSRSSLRGRYGEVMPVYRRDSHRDVQAGSHDYPGEGIYLLKFDNSYSLLRNKTLYFHVYYTS